Proteins encoded together in one Streptomyces umbrinus window:
- a CDS encoding efflux RND transporter permease subunit: MSWLSRFSLAQRALIGLMSIIALAFGAIAIPQLKQQLLPTIELPMVSVIAPYQGASPDVVEKQVVEPIEDNLEAVDGISGVTSTASEGNALIMASFDYGNDSARIVADVQQAVNRARVQLPDDVDPQVVAGSTDDIPTVVLAVTSDKDQQALSDQLDRTVVPALKDIDGVGQVTVDGVQDLQVAVTPDDAKLAKAGLTTAALGQALQAGGATLPAGSFDEGGSNRTVQVGGGFTSLKQIQDLMVTGEGGKKPVRLGDIATVEEEPATADSITRTDGKPSLAVSVTMDHDGSAVAVSDAVQDKLSGLRKDLGSGATLTVVSDQGPAVSKSIKGLTTEGALGLLFAVLVILVFLASIRSTLVTAVSIPLSVVLALIVLWTRSESLNILTLGALTIAIGRVVDDSIVVLENIKRHLGYGEERQEAILKAVREVAGAVTSSTLTTVAVFLPIGLTGGMVGELFGSFSLTVTAALLASLIVSLTVVPVLSYWFLRAPKDVRGIDPEEARRKAEEKEARSRLQRFYVPVLRFATRRRLTSVAIAVVVLVGTFGMAPLLKTNFFDQGEQEVITVKQELKPGTSLAATDAEAKKVEKMLDGVKGVEDYQVTVGSSGFMAAFGGGTDTNQASYTVKVADSASFDDVQDGIEEGLGKLSGIGTTTVAAGDGFGSQDLSVVVKSADAAVLREAAEEVRDAVAGLDDVTDVTSDLAQSVPRISVKANDKAAAAGFNDTTLGAAVAQAVRGTDSGKAILDDTERDVVIRSAKPAETLSELRSLSLGSVKLGDIATVKLVDGPVSMTRIDGQRAATISAKPTGDNTGAVSADLTAKLDKLKLPAGATAAIGGVSEDQDDAFASLGLAMLAAIAIVFMLLVATFRSLIQPLILLVSIPFAATGAIGLLVITGTPMGVPSMIGMLMLIGIVVTNAIVLIDLINQYRKQGYGVVEAVVEGGRHRLRPILMTALATIFALLPMALGITGEGGFIAQPLAVVVIGGLITSTLLTLLLVPTLYAMVELRKERRAKKKAAKREVAAEREAVGV, encoded by the coding sequence ATGTCCTGGCTGTCCCGCTTCAGCCTCGCCCAACGTGCCCTCATCGGGCTCATGTCGATCATCGCCCTGGCCTTCGGGGCGATAGCCATCCCGCAGCTCAAGCAGCAGCTGCTGCCCACCATCGAACTGCCCATGGTGTCGGTGATCGCGCCGTACCAGGGCGCGTCCCCCGACGTGGTCGAGAAGCAGGTCGTCGAGCCCATCGAGGACAACCTCGAAGCGGTCGACGGGATCTCCGGCGTCACCTCCACGGCCAGCGAGGGCAACGCCCTGATCATGGCCTCCTTCGACTACGGCAACGACTCCGCCCGGATCGTCGCCGACGTCCAGCAGGCCGTGAACCGCGCCCGTGTACAGCTCCCGGACGACGTGGACCCGCAGGTCGTCGCCGGTTCCACCGACGACATCCCGACGGTGGTCCTCGCGGTCACCTCCGACAAGGACCAGCAGGCCCTCTCGGACCAGCTCGACCGCACGGTCGTCCCCGCGCTGAAGGACATCGACGGCGTCGGCCAGGTCACCGTCGACGGCGTACAGGACCTTCAGGTCGCGGTCACGCCCGACGACGCGAAGCTGGCGAAGGCCGGCCTGACCACGGCCGCGCTCGGCCAGGCCCTTCAGGCGGGCGGCGCGACCCTCCCGGCCGGTTCCTTCGACGAGGGCGGCAGCAACCGCACGGTCCAGGTCGGCGGCGGCTTCACCTCGCTCAAGCAGATCCAGGACCTGATGGTCACCGGCGAGGGCGGCAAGAAGCCCGTACGCCTCGGTGACATCGCCACCGTCGAGGAGGAGCCCGCCACGGCGGACTCCATCACCCGCACCGACGGCAAGCCCAGCCTGGCCGTCTCCGTCACCATGGACCACGACGGCAGTGCGGTCGCGGTCTCCGACGCGGTCCAGGACAAGCTGTCCGGCCTGCGCAAGGACCTCGGCTCCGGCGCCACGCTGACCGTCGTCAGCGACCAGGGCCCGGCCGTCTCCAAGTCCATCAAGGGCCTGACCACCGAGGGCGCCCTCGGTCTGCTCTTCGCGGTCCTGGTCATCCTGGTCTTCCTGGCGTCGATCCGCTCGACGCTGGTCACCGCGGTCTCCATCCCGCTGTCGGTCGTCCTCGCGCTGATCGTGCTGTGGACCCGCAGCGAATCGCTCAACATCCTCACGCTGGGCGCCCTGACCATCGCCATCGGCCGGGTCGTCGACGACTCGATCGTGGTCCTTGAGAACATCAAGCGGCACCTCGGCTACGGCGAGGAGCGCCAGGAGGCGATCCTCAAGGCCGTACGCGAGGTCGCGGGCGCGGTCACCTCCTCGACGCTCACCACGGTCGCGGTGTTCCTGCCCATCGGTCTGACCGGCGGCATGGTCGGCGAGCTCTTCGGCTCGTTCTCCCTGACCGTCACGGCGGCCCTGCTGGCCTCGCTGATCGTCTCGCTGACGGTCGTACCGGTGCTCTCGTACTGGTTCCTGCGCGCCCCCAAGGACGTGCGGGGCATCGATCCGGAGGAAGCGCGCCGCAAGGCCGAGGAGAAGGAGGCGCGCAGCCGCCTCCAGCGCTTCTACGTGCCCGTGCTGCGTTTCGCGACCCGGCGCCGCCTCACCAGCGTGGCGATCGCGGTGGTGGTCCTCGTCGGTACGTTCGGTATGGCGCCCCTGCTGAAGACGAACTTCTTCGACCAGGGCGAGCAGGAAGTCATCACGGTCAAGCAGGAGTTGAAGCCGGGCACCAGCCTGGCGGCGACCGACGCCGAGGCCAAGAAGGTCGAGAAGATGCTCGACGGCGTCAAGGGCGTCGAGGACTACCAGGTCACGGTCGGCTCCTCCGGCTTCATGGCCGCGTTCGGCGGGGGCACGGACACCAACCAGGCCTCCTACACCGTCAAGGTCGCCGACTCGGCCTCCTTCGACGATGTCCAGGACGGTATCGAGGAGGGGCTCGGCAAGCTCTCCGGGATCGGTACGACGACGGTCGCGGCCGGTGACGGCTTCGGCAGCCAGGACCTCAGCGTCGTGGTGAAGTCGGCCGACGCCGCCGTACTGCGCGAGGCCGCGGAGGAGGTCCGGGACGCTGTCGCCGGGCTCGACGACGTCACCGACGTCACCAGCGACCTCGCCCAGTCCGTGCCGCGGATCTCGGTCAAGGCCAACGACAAGGCCGCCGCGGCCGGGTTCAACGACACGACCCTCGGTGCGGCCGTCGCCCAGGCGGTGCGCGGCACCGACAGCGGCAAGGCGATCCTGGACGACACCGAGCGCGACGTCGTCATCAGGTCGGCGAAGCCGGCCGAGACGCTGTCCGAGCTGAGGAGCCTCAGCCTCGGGTCCGTGAAGCTCGGTGACATCGCGACGGTGAAGCTGGTCGACGGGCCGGTCTCGATGACCCGTATCGACGGTCAGCGCGCCGCCACCATCTCGGCGAAGCCGACCGGTGACAACACGGGCGCGGTCAGCGCCGACCTCACGGCCAAGCTCGACAAGCTGAAGCTGCCGGCCGGTGCCACGGCCGCCATCGGCGGTGTGTCCGAGGACCAGGACGACGCGTTCGCGTCCCTCGGCCTCGCGATGCTCGCGGCGATCGCGATCGTCTTCATGCTGCTGGTCGCGACCTTCCGGTCGCTGATCCAGCCGCTGATCCTGCTCGTCTCGATCCCGTTCGCGGCGACGGGTGCGATCGGTCTGCTGGTCATCACCGGTACGCCGATGGGTGTGCCGTCGATGATCGGCATGCTGATGCTCATCGGCATCGTCGTCACCAACGCGATCGTGCTGATCGACCTGATCAACCAGTACCGCAAGCAGGGGTACGGGGTTGTCGAGGCCGTGGTGGAAGGCGGCCGGCACCGGCTCCGCCCGATCCTCATGACGGCCCTGGCGACCATCTTCGCGCTGCTGCCCATGGCGCTCGGCATCACCGGCGAGGGCGGCTTCATCGCCCAGCCGCTCGCGGTGGTGGTGATCGGCGGCCTGATCACGTCGACGCTGCTGACGCTGCTCCTGGTGCCGACGCTCTACGCGATGGTCGAACTCCGCAAGGAGCGCCGCGCGAAGAAGAAGGCGGCGAAGCGGGAGGTTGCCGCCGAGCGGGAGGCAGTGGGGGTGTAG
- the nadA gene encoding quinolinate synthase NadA, with the protein MRVVTTAQTQELDVQPTPLALLLLGREADPRSERGVECPGDLPSPSDPDLVERARAAKEKLGSKVFVLGHHYQRDEVIQFADVTGDSFKLARDAAARPEAEYIVFCGVHFMAESADILTSDDQKVVLPDLAAGCSMADMATAEQVAECWDVLTDAGIAEQVVPVSYMNSSADIKAFTGKHGGTICTSSNAQRALEWAFEQGEKVLFLPDQHLGRNTAVRDMGMTLEDCVLYNPHKPNGGLTAEQLRDAKMILWRGHCSVHGRFSVDSVNDVRARIPGVNVLVHPECKHEVVEAADYVGSTEYIIKALEAAPAGSKWAIGTELNLVRRLANRFASEDKEVVFLDKTVCFCSTMNRIDLPHLVWTLESLAQGNLVNRIEVDRETEQFAKLALERMLALP; encoded by the coding sequence GTGCGTGTCGTGACCACCGCCCAGACCCAGGAGCTCGACGTACAGCCGACGCCCCTCGCCCTGCTGCTCCTCGGCCGTGAGGCCGACCCGAGGAGCGAGCGCGGCGTCGAATGTCCCGGTGACCTGCCCTCGCCGTCCGACCCGGACCTGGTCGAGCGCGCCCGCGCGGCCAAGGAGAAGCTCGGGAGCAAGGTCTTCGTCCTCGGCCACCACTACCAGCGCGACGAGGTCATCCAGTTCGCGGATGTCACGGGGGACTCCTTCAAGCTGGCCCGGGACGCGGCCGCGCGCCCCGAGGCCGAGTACATCGTGTTCTGCGGTGTGCACTTCATGGCCGAGTCGGCGGACATCCTGACCTCCGACGACCAGAAGGTCGTCCTGCCCGACCTGGCCGCCGGCTGCTCGATGGCCGACATGGCCACCGCCGAGCAGGTCGCCGAGTGCTGGGACGTGCTGACCGACGCCGGGATAGCCGAGCAGGTCGTGCCCGTCTCGTACATGAACTCCTCCGCGGACATCAAGGCGTTCACCGGCAAGCACGGGGGCACGATCTGCACGTCGTCCAACGCCCAGCGGGCCCTGGAGTGGGCCTTCGAACAGGGTGAGAAGGTCCTCTTCCTGCCCGACCAGCACCTGGGGCGGAACACCGCAGTCCGGGACATGGGCATGACGCTGGAGGACTGCGTCCTCTACAACCCGCACAAGCCGAACGGCGGGCTCACCGCCGAGCAGCTCCGCGACGCCAAGATGATCCTGTGGCGGGGCCACTGCTCGGTGCACGGCCGTTTCTCCGTCGACTCGGTCAACGACGTGCGCGCCCGGATCCCCGGTGTGAACGTCCTGGTGCACCCCGAGTGCAAGCACGAGGTCGTCGAGGCGGCCGACTACGTGGGTTCCACGGAGTACATCATCAAGGCCCTGGAGGCGGCTCCGGCCGGTTCCAAGTGGGCGATCGGCACGGAGCTGAATCTCGTACGGCGGCTGGCGAACCGTTTCGCGAGCGAGGACAAGGAGGTCGTCTTCCTCGACAAGACGGTCTGCTTCTGCTCGACCATGAACCGCATCGACCTCCCCCACCTGGTCTGGACCCTGGAGTCCCTGGCCCAGGGCAACCTCGTCAACCGCATCGAGGTGGACCGGGAGACCGAGCAGTTCGCGAAACTGGCGCTTGAACGGATGCTGGCGCTGCCGTAG
- a CDS encoding HesB/IscA family protein, translated as MSVSDETTTVSDGILLSDAAAAKVQGLLEQEGRDDLALRVAVQPGGCSGLRYQLFFDERSLDGDVVKEFGSVKVVTDRMSAPYLGGASIDFVDTIEKQGFTIDNPNATGSCACGDSFS; from the coding sequence ATGTCCGTATCGGACGAGACCACCACCGTGAGCGACGGCATCCTCCTGTCGGACGCCGCCGCGGCCAAGGTCCAGGGCCTGCTGGAGCAGGAAGGCCGCGACGACCTGGCGCTGCGTGTCGCCGTTCAGCCCGGCGGCTGCTCCGGCCTGCGGTACCAGCTCTTCTTCGACGAGCGCTCCCTCGACGGCGACGTCGTCAAGGAGTTCGGCAGCGTGAAGGTCGTCACCGACCGCATGAGCGCTCCGTACCTGGGCGGCGCCTCCATCGACTTCGTGGACACCATCGAGAAGCAGGGCTTCACGATCGACAACCCGAACGCGACGGGTTCCTGCGCCTGCGGCGACTCCTTCAGCTAA
- a CDS encoding carbohydrate kinase family protein encodes MRIAVSGSIATDHLMTFPGRFADQLVADQLHTVSLSFLVDNLDVRRGGVGANIAFGMGQLGTSPILVGAAGSDFDEYRAWLDRHGVDTASVRISEVLHTARFVCTTDADHNQIGSFYTGAMSEARLIELKAVADRVGGLDLVLIGADDPEGMLRHTEECRTRSIPFAADFSQQIARMNGDEIRLLLDGATYLFSNEYEKGLIESKTGWSDAEILSRVGHRVTTLGARGVRIESVGGDPVEVGVPEETAKVDPTGVGDAFRAGFLSGLAWGVSHERAAQVGCMLATLVIETKGTQEYQLRRSHFLDRFTKAYGHDAAAEVQGHLA; translated from the coding sequence GTGCGTATCGCAGTCTCGGGCTCCATCGCCACAGACCACCTCATGACCTTTCCCGGCCGCTTCGCCGACCAGCTGGTCGCGGATCAGCTGCACACGGTCTCCCTCTCCTTCCTGGTCGACAATCTCGACGTACGCCGGGGCGGCGTGGGTGCGAACATCGCCTTCGGCATGGGCCAGCTCGGCACCTCGCCGATCCTGGTCGGGGCGGCGGGCTCCGACTTCGACGAGTACCGCGCCTGGCTGGACCGGCACGGCGTCGACACCGCGTCCGTACGGATCTCCGAGGTGCTGCACACCGCGCGCTTCGTCTGCACCACGGACGCCGACCACAACCAGATCGGCTCCTTCTACACCGGCGCCATGAGCGAGGCCCGCCTCATCGAGCTCAAGGCGGTCGCCGACCGCGTGGGCGGACTCGACCTGGTCCTGATCGGCGCGGACGACCCCGAGGGCATGCTCCGGCACACCGAGGAGTGCCGGACCCGCTCGATCCCCTTCGCCGCCGACTTCTCCCAGCAGATCGCGCGGATGAACGGCGACGAGATCCGGCTGCTGCTCGACGGTGCGACGTACCTCTTCTCGAACGAGTACGAGAAGGGGCTCATCGAGTCCAAGACCGGCTGGAGCGACGCCGAGATCCTCTCCAGGGTCGGCCACCGGGTGACGACCCTCGGGGCGCGCGGCGTGCGGATCGAGAGCGTCGGTGGCGACCCGGTCGAGGTCGGTGTCCCGGAGGAGACGGCGAAGGTCGACCCGACGGGGGTCGGCGACGCCTTCCGTGCGGGCTTCCTGTCGGGGCTGGCCTGGGGGGTCTCGCACGAGCGGGCCGCGCAGGTCGGGTGCATGCTCGCGACGCTCGTCATCGAGACCAAGGGCACGCAGGAGTACCAGTTGCGGCGGTCGCACTTCCTGGACCGGTTCACGAAGGCGTACGGGCATGACGCGGCGGCGGAGGTCCAAGGGCACCTGGCTTAG
- a CDS encoding cysteine desulfurase/sulfurtransferase TusA family protein — translation MSYFDAASSAPLHPVARQALQASLDEGWADPARLYREGRRARLLLDAAREAAAEAIGCRPDELVFTTSGTRAVHTGIAGTLAGRHRVGRHLIVSAVEHSSVLHSAEMHRTQGGTVSEVPVLRTGAVSPDTYTEALRPDTALACLQSANHEVGTEQPVVAVADACRAAGVPLLVDAAQSLAWGRVEGGWSLLTGSAHKWGGPAGVGLLVVRKGVRYAPQGPADERESGRAPGFENIPGIVAAAASLRAVRAEAAAESARLRELTDRIRARVPELVPDVEVVGDPVRRLPHLLTFSCLYVDGETLLHELDREGFSVSSGSSCTSSTLTPSHVLKAMGVLSEGNVRVSLTLGTPAQDVDRFLDVLPGTVAAVREKLGAPTSAPAVTVQDGSLVVDTLGKRCPIPVIELAKVITGVPIGGTVRVLSDDEAARLDIPAWCEMRNQEYVGEEPTEGGTAYVVRRKAP, via the coding sequence GTGTCCTACTTCGACGCCGCATCCTCCGCCCCCCTCCACCCCGTGGCCCGCCAGGCCCTGCAGGCCTCCCTGGACGAGGGCTGGGCCGACCCGGCCCGCCTCTACCGCGAGGGCAGGCGCGCCCGGCTCCTCCTGGACGCCGCCCGCGAGGCCGCCGCCGAGGCGATCGGCTGCCGCCCGGACGAGCTGGTGTTCACCACCTCAGGCACACGGGCGGTCCACACCGGAATCGCCGGCACGCTCGCGGGACGCCACCGCGTAGGACGCCACCTGATCGTGTCCGCGGTCGAACATTCTTCGGTTCTCCATTCGGCCGAGATGCACCGGACCCAGGGCGGCACGGTGTCCGAAGTGCCCGTTCTGCGCACGGGTGCGGTCTCCCCCGACACGTACACCGAGGCCCTGCGCCCCGACACCGCGCTCGCCTGCCTCCAGTCCGCCAACCACGAGGTGGGTACGGAGCAGCCGGTGGTCGCCGTCGCCGACGCGTGCCGCGCGGCGGGCGTACCCCTTCTGGTGGACGCGGCGCAGTCGCTGGCCTGGGGGCGGGTCGAGGGCGGCTGGTCACTGCTGACGGGCAGCGCCCACAAGTGGGGCGGCCCCGCCGGGGTCGGGCTGCTCGTCGTGCGCAAGGGGGTGCGGTACGCCCCTCAAGGCCCGGCCGACGAACGGGAGTCGGGGCGCGCTCCCGGCTTCGAGAACATCCCCGGGATCGTCGCCGCGGCGGCCTCACTGCGGGCCGTACGCGCGGAGGCGGCCGCCGAGTCGGCCCGGCTGCGGGAGCTGACGGACCGGATCCGCGCGCGGGTGCCGGAGCTGGTCCCGGACGTGGAGGTGGTGGGCGACCCGGTGCGCCGGCTCCCCCACCTCCTCACCTTCTCCTGTCTCTATGTCGACGGAGAGACACTGCTGCACGAGCTGGACCGCGAGGGTTTCTCGGTCTCGTCCGGATCGTCCTGTACGAGCAGCACGCTGACGCCGAGCCATGTCCTGAAGGCCATGGGCGTACTGAGCGAGGGCAACGTCCGGGTGTCCCTCACCCTCGGCACCCCGGCACAGGACGTGGACCGCTTCCTGGACGTCCTGCCCGGCACGGTCGCGGCGGTCCGCGAGAAACTGGGCGCCCCGACGAGCGCCCCCGCGGTGACCGTCCAGGACGGCTCCCTCGTCGTGGACACCCTCGGCAAGCGCTGCCCGATCCCGGTGATCGAACTCGCCAAGGTGATCACCGGCGTCCCCATCGGCGGCACGGTCCGCGTCCTCTCCGACGACGAGGCCGCCCGTCTCGACATCCCGGCCTGGTGCGAGATGCGAAACCAGGAGTACGTAGGAGAGGAACCGACAGAGGGCGGAACGGCATACGTGGTCCGCCGCAAGGCGCCGTAG
- the ctaC gene encoding aa3-type cytochrome oxidase subunit II, with protein MSPYGSDLPHAPGGAGGTPMPRRPMRRKLLQALTAGLVLATATGCTYKDFPRLGMPTPTTEEAPRILSLWQGSWAAALVTGVLVWGLILWSAFFHRRSRTKVEVPPQTRYNMPIEALYTVVPLIIVSVLFYFTARDETKLLSLDKKPDVTVNVVGFQWSWGFNYIENVDGSTGDAATDKNLDAIPNRFKEQFPANAGGVYDVGTPATKNPQNGNPGPTLWLPKGKTVRFILTSRDVIHSFWVVPFLMKQDVIPGHTNSFQVTPNKEGTFMGKCAELCGVDHSRMLFNVKVVSPERYEAHLKELAEKGQTGYVPAGIEQTDHEKNRETNNL; from the coding sequence GTGAGTCCCTACGGCTCCGACCTCCCCCACGCCCCAGGGGGCGCGGGCGGTACCCCCATGCCGCGGCGCCCGATGCGGCGGAAGCTGCTGCAGGCACTGACTGCGGGCCTGGTCCTGGCGACCGCCACCGGTTGCACATACAAGGACTTTCCCCGTCTTGGTATGCCCACCCCGACCACGGAAGAGGCTCCGCGGATCCTCTCCCTGTGGCAGGGCTCGTGGGCTGCAGCGCTCGTCACGGGCGTGCTGGTCTGGGGCCTGATCCTGTGGAGTGCGTTCTTCCACCGGCGCAGCCGCACCAAGGTCGAAGTTCCTCCGCAGACCCGGTACAACATGCCCATCGAGGCGCTGTACACGGTGGTCCCGCTCATCATCGTCTCGGTGCTCTTCTACTTCACGGCCCGCGACGAGACGAAGCTCCTCAGCCTCGACAAGAAGCCCGACGTGACGGTCAACGTCGTCGGCTTCCAGTGGAGCTGGGGCTTCAACTACATCGAGAACGTCGACGGCTCGACCGGTGACGCGGCGACCGACAAGAACCTCGATGCGATTCCGAACAGGTTCAAGGAGCAGTTCCCGGCGAACGCCGGCGGCGTCTACGACGTCGGCACGCCTGCCACGAAGAACCCGCAGAACGGCAACCCCGGTCCGACCCTCTGGCTCCCCAAGGGCAAGACGGTCCGCTTCATCCTCACTTCGCGTGACGTCATCCACTCCTTCTGGGTGGTGCCGTTCCTCATGAAGCAGGACGTCATCCCGGGCCACACCAACTCCTTCCAGGTGACTCCCAACAAGGAGGGCACCTTCATGGGCAAGTGCGCCGAGCTCTGCGGTGTCGACCACTCCCGGATGCTGTTCAACGTGAAGGTCGTCTCTCCCGAGCGCTACGAGGCCCACCTCAAGGAGCTCGCCGAGAAGGGTCAGACCGGTTACGTCCCGGCCGGTATCGAGCAGACGGACCACGAGAAGAACCGGGAGACGAACAACCTGTGA
- the ctaD gene encoding aa3-type cytochrome oxidase subunit I produces MSILNEPQGAAAAEDSYENELPVRRKQPGNVVIKWLTTTDHKTIGTLYLVTSFAFFCIGGVMALFMRAELARPGTQIMSNEQFNQAFTMHGTIMLLMFATPLFAGFTNWIMPLQIGAPDVAFPRLNMFAYWLYLFGSLIAVGGFLTPQGAADFGWFAYSPLSDAVRSPGIGADMWIMGLAFSGFGTILGAVNFITTIICMRAPGMTMFRMPIFVWNVLLTAVLVLLAFPVLAAALFALEADRKFGAHIFDAANGGALLWQHLFWFFGHPEVYIIALPFFGIISEVIPVFSRKPMFGYMGLIGATIAIAGLSVTVWAHHMYVTGGVLLPFFSFMTFLIAVPTGVKFFNWIGTMWKGSLSFETPMLWATGFLITFTFGGLTGVILASPPMDFHVSDSYFVVAHFHYVVFGTVVFAMFSGFHFWWPKFTGKMLDERLGKITFWTLFIGFHGTFLVQHWLGAEGMPRRYADYLAADGFTALNTISTISSFVLGLSILPFFYNVWKTAKYGKKVEVDDPWGYGRSLEWATSCPPPRHNFLTLPRIRSESPAFDLHHPEIAALDQLENAGHGEKALAGGKEAGK; encoded by the coding sequence GTGAGCATCCTCAATGAACCTCAGGGTGCCGCCGCGGCCGAAGACTCGTACGAGAACGAGCTACCGGTACGGCGCAAGCAGCCCGGCAACGTTGTGATCAAGTGGCTCACCACCACTGACCACAAGACGATCGGTACGTTGTACCTGGTCACCTCGTTCGCGTTCTTCTGCATCGGCGGCGTGATGGCGCTGTTCATGCGCGCCGAACTGGCCCGTCCCGGCACGCAGATCATGTCGAACGAGCAGTTCAACCAGGCGTTCACGATGCACGGCACGATCATGCTGCTGATGTTCGCGACGCCGCTGTTCGCCGGTTTCACCAACTGGATCATGCCGCTGCAGATCGGCGCGCCCGACGTGGCGTTCCCCCGTCTGAACATGTTCGCCTACTGGCTGTACCTGTTCGGCTCGCTGATCGCGGTCGGCGGGTTCCTCACCCCGCAGGGGGCGGCCGACTTCGGCTGGTTCGCCTACAGCCCGCTCTCCGACGCGGTCCGCTCGCCGGGCATCGGCGCCGACATGTGGATCATGGGTCTGGCGTTCTCCGGCTTCGGCACCATCCTGGGCGCGGTCAACTTCATCACCACCATCATCTGCATGCGCGCGCCGGGCATGACCATGTTCCGCATGCCGATCTTCGTGTGGAACGTGCTGCTCACCGCGGTCCTCGTGCTGCTCGCCTTCCCCGTCCTGGCCGCCGCGCTGTTCGCGCTGGAGGCGGATCGGAAATTCGGCGCACACATCTTCGATGCCGCCAACGGCGGTGCCCTGTTGTGGCAGCACCTGTTCTGGTTCTTCGGGCATCCAGAGGTGTACATCATCGCGCTGCCGTTCTTCGGCATCATCAGTGAGGTCATCCCGGTCTTCTCCCGCAAGCCGATGTTCGGCTACATGGGATTGATCGGCGCGACCATCGCCATCGCCGGCCTGTCGGTGACGGTGTGGGCCCACCACATGTACGTCACCGGCGGTGTGCTGCTGCCGTTCTTCTCCTTCATGACGTTCCTCATCGCCGTGCCAACGGGTGTGAAGTTCTTCAACTGGATCGGCACGATGTGGAAGGGATCGTTGTCCTTCGAGACCCCGATGCTGTGGGCGACGGGCTTCCTGATCACGTTCACCTTCGGTGGTCTGACCGGTGTCATCCTGGCCTCGCCGCCGATGGACTTCCACGTCTCCGACAGCTACTTCGTGGTGGCGCACTTCCACTACGTGGTGTTCGGCACGGTCGTGTTCGCGATGTTCTCCGGCTTCCACTTCTGGTGGCCGAAGTTCACCGGCAAGATGCTCGACGAACGCCTCGGCAAGATCACCTTCTGGACGCTGTTCATCGGCTTCCACGGCACCTTCCTCGTCCAGCACTGGCTGGGTGCCGAGGGCATGCCCCGTCGTTACGCGGACTATCTCGCGGCCGACGGCTTCACCGCCCTGAACACGATCTCGACGATCAGCTCGTTCGTGCTCGGTCTGTCGATCCTGCCGTTCTTCTACAACGTGTGGAAGACCGCCAAGTACGGCAAGAAGGTCGAGGTCGACGACCCGTGGGGTTACGGCCGTTCGCTGGAGTGGGCCACGTCCTGCCCGCCGCCGCGGCACAACTTCCTCACGCTGCCGCGGATCCGTTCCGAATCCCCCGCCTTCGACCTGCACCACCCGGAGATCGCCGCTCTCGACCAGCTCGAGAACGCCGGTCACGGTGAGAAGGCCCTCGCTGGTGGCAAGGAGGCCGGCAAGTGA
- a CDS encoding cytochrome c oxidase subunit 4, with product MKVQGKMFIWLAVFVLAMAIVYGVWSKEPAGTTALFLGFGLCIMIGYYLAFTARRVDVGAQDNKEADVADDAGEVGFFSPHSWQPLSLGIGGALAFMGVIFGWWLLYFSAPIIMIGLWGWVFEYYRGESQNQ from the coding sequence GTGAAGGTCCAAGGCAAGATGTTCATCTGGCTGGCCGTCTTCGTGCTGGCCATGGCCATCGTCTACGGCGTGTGGTCCAAGGAGCCCGCCGGCACCACGGCGCTCTTCCTGGGCTTCGGCCTGTGCATCATGATCGGCTACTACCTGGCCTTCACGGCCCGGCGTGTCGACGTGGGCGCCCAGGACAACAAGGAGGCCGACGTCGCCGACGACGCCGGTGAGGTCGGTTTCTTCAGCCCGCACAGCTGGCAGCCGCTCTCCCTCGGTATCGGTGGCGCGCTCGCCTTCATGGGCGTGATCTTCGGCTGGTGGCTGCTCTACTTCTCGGCCCCGATCATCATGATCGGCCTGTGGGGCTGGGTCTTCGAGTACTACCGCGGAGAAAGCCAGAACCAGTAA